Part of the Fusobacterium sp. genome is shown below.
TATTTATAAAAGTTCTGCAGCATAATTCTTTCCCACAAATACCAATAGTTCCTAATATTCTTGCTTCATCTCTTACACCAATCTGTCTAAGTTCTATTCTTAGTTTGAAGATATTAGCTAAATCTTTTACTAATTCTCTAAAGTCTATCCTTCCCTCAGCAGTAAAATAAAAAATAAGCTTAGTTTTATCAAAAGTATATTCAGTACCTACAAGTTTCATAGGAAGTTTGTGGTGTATTATTCTTTCTTTACATTGGATATTAGCTTTAGCTGATTCTTCCTTCAATTCATTATATCTTTCTATTTCTTGTTCATCAGCTTTCTTGAGAACAGGTTTTAAAGGAAGGACAAGCTGCTCCTCCTTCATCATCATAGGCTCTCCATAGACAATTCCTATCTCTTTTCCTCTGACTGTATCAACAATTACTTTATCACCTTTTTTATATTCAATATCATCCACAACTTCAAAGTAATATCTTTTTTTAGTTATTTCAAACATTACTCCAAGTACTTTATATAGCTTTTTTTCTGCTGGAACAGAAATAGTTTCATTTGAAACAATTTTCTGTTCTACTCTGTTTTCTTCCATTAATTCCTCCTAATATTCTATCAATCCTTCTTCTAAAAAACTAAAATAGGAATTTTTTGTAATTATTATATGGTCAATCAGTCTTATATCTAAATTTTTAAGACTATCATACATATGTTGTGTCAGTTCTATATCTTGCTTTGATGGACTTATATTTCCAGAGGGATGATTATGGGCAAAAACTACTGATTTAGCTCCATTCTTTATTATTCTCTCAACTATCTCTCTTGGATAAACTGCACTTTTATCTATTGTACCATAAAAAAGCGTTTCGCTTGCTATTAAATTATTTGCTGAATTTAAAAACAGCACTTTAAATTCTTCTCTTTTAGAAAAACCTATATCTCCTCTCAAATAAGATATCAAGTCATTTTTACTCTTTATATTTAAAATATCATTGTCTTCCAAATTTTCCTTAAAACTATTTTTAGCTATATCTCCCATTAATTTAAGAAAAACAGCACTGCTTTCTCCTATTCCATCTATTTTTATTAATTCCTTTATATCTGCACCAAATATTTTTCCCATTGAGCCAAATACTTCTAAAAGTTTTTTTGCTATAGGTTTAACATCCTTTCTAAGAATTGAATATGTGAGAAGTATTTCTAGTATTTCATACTCATGAAAAGCATTATAGCCACTTTTTATATATTTTTCTTTAAGTCTTTTTCTATGTCCCTCTGAAGAATATTTTTCCATATCTTCACCTAAAGAAAAAGTTCATACACTGCTGTTGGTGTTTTCATTCCATTTATTACTTCTATTGCACAATCAATTATAGGATAAGCAAGTACTGCTCCTGTTCCCTCTCCCAGTCTCATTTTCATATTAAAAAATGCCTCTTCTCCCAGTTCTTTTAATACTAATTCCATTCCTGGTTCTTCACTCATATGAGTTGCAATTATATAATCTTTTATCTTTGGTTCTATTTTACAAGCTGCCAAAGCTGCTACACTTGATATGAAACCATCTACAAGCATAGGTTTTTTGTATCTTGCTGCTCCAATATACATTCCTACCATACAGGCTATATCTAATCCACCTACATGAGCTAGTACATCTACTATCTCCATATTAAATGTATCATATTTTTCGCAAGATTCAACTATTATTTTTTTCTTTTTAATAAGACCACTGTCAGAAAGTCCTCCCCCTCTGCCAACTATCTTATCTATATCTCCTTTTGTAAAAGAATATAGAACTGCTGAGCTTGTTGAAGTATTCCCTATTCCCATTTCTCCATTTGAAAAAATATCATATCCTGCTTCTGCTTTTTCCTTTATCAATTCTATTCCTACCATTATTGCTTTTACACATTCTTCCTGTGTCATTGCTGCTTCTTTATAAAAGTTATTGGTTCCTTTTTTTACATTTTTTCTATATAAATTAGTATAATCTCTAGGGATAGAATCTTTTATTCCTATATCCACAAGATTGAAATCTACTCCTAATGTTTTTGTTAAAAGACCTATGGCTGCTATTTTATTGAGCATAGCTTCTGATACTATACGTGTATATTCCAAAGGACATGAAGAAATTCCTTCTTCTATTACTCCATTATCTGCTGATGCTACTATATGACATCTTCTATTTATTTTTTTCACAGGAAACCCACCAATTCCTGCAAGTTTAATTGCTATATCTTCAAGAGTTCCAAGACTCCCATTAGGCTTCATTTTTCTGTCAAGTTCTTCCTGTGCTGCTCTTACAGCCTCTCTATCTGCCCCTTCTATTCCTCCAATAATTTTTTTTAACTCTTCCATCTTATCACCCTATGTTTAGTCCTTTTAATATTGGAAAATCATCTGCAAATTCTATTATACAGATGCCTCCATTTTCTACACTATATTTCCAGTAACTTTCCAGCTTATCTGAAAAATACCAGCTCAATATACAGTTGATGACACCCCAATGAGTCACCACTAGATTATTTTTTGTTTTATCAAGACTTTCTATAAATTCTACAGCTCTGCCTTGAAGTCCCTCCAGACTTTCTCCAGTAACAAAATCAAATGTTTTCCACTCATTTTTACTTTTTTCACACTCTTCTGGATATTTTTCCTTTATTTCTCTATAACTTAACCCTTCAAAGATTCCAAAATCTATTTCCTGAAGTCTTTTATCATATTTAACAGGAAGCTTTAGATAATTTACTAGCTCTGCTGTTTCTGATGCTCTCAAAAGATCACTTGAATAAACTGCATCATAACCATATTCTTTTAATATATTACTTGACTTTTTACATTGTAATCTTCCTA
Proteins encoded:
- the cobT gene encoding nicotinate-nucleotide--dimethylbenzimidazole phosphoribosyltransferase — its product is MEELKKIIGGIEGADREAVRAAQEELDRKMKPNGSLGTLEDIAIKLAGIGGFPVKKINRRCHIVASADNGVIEEGISSCPLEYTRIVSEAMLNKIAAIGLLTKTLGVDFNLVDIGIKDSIPRDYTNLYRKNVKKGTNNFYKEAAMTQEECVKAIMVGIELIKEKAEAGYDIFSNGEMGIGNTSTSSAVLYSFTKGDIDKIVGRGGGLSDSGLIKKKKIIVESCEKYDTFNMEIVDVLAHVGGLDIACMVGMYIGAARYKKPMLVDGFISSVAALAACKIEPKIKDYIIATHMSEEPGMELVLKELGEEAFFNMKMRLGEGTGAVLAYPIIDCAIEVINGMKTPTAVYELFL
- the radC gene encoding RadC family protein, giving the protein MEKYSSEGHRKRLKEKYIKSGYNAFHEYEILEILLTYSILRKDVKPIAKKLLEVFGSMGKIFGADIKELIKIDGIGESSAVFLKLMGDIAKNSFKENLEDNDILNIKSKNDLISYLRGDIGFSKREEFKVLFLNSANNLIASETLFYGTIDKSAVYPREIVERIIKNGAKSVVFAHNHPSGNISPSKQDIELTQHMYDSLKNLDIRLIDHIIITKNSYFSFLEEGLIEY
- a CDS encoding histidine phosphatase family protein; its protein translation is MGKLIIVRHGQTQMNVEGIFFGKLDPSLNEIGRLQCKKSSNILKEYGYDAVYSSDLLRASETAELVNYLKLPVKYDKRLQEIDFGIFEGLSYREIKEKYPEECEKSKNEWKTFDFVTGESLEGLQGRAVEFIESLDKTKNNLVVTHWGVINCILSWYFSDKLESYWKYSVENGGICIIEFADDFPILKGLNIG
- a CDS encoding stage 0 sporulation family protein, producing the protein MEENRVEQKIVSNETISVPAEKKLYKVLGVMFEITKKRYYFEVVDDIEYKKGDKVIVDTVRGKEIGIVYGEPMMMKEEQLVLPLKPVLKKADEQEIERYNELKEESAKANIQCKERIIHHKLPMKLVGTEYTFDKTKLIFYFTAEGRIDFRELVKDLANIFKLRIELRQIGVRDEARILGTIGICGKELCCRTFINKFDSVSIKMARDQGLVINPAKISGVCGRLLCCINYEYSQYEQVLKSYPAVNQHVRTIKGDGKVISISPLNGFLFVDVENIGIMKFEIDEVKFNKKEASKLKSEKTQEELEHKELEKE